The following proteins are encoded in a genomic region of Nicotiana sylvestris chromosome 4, ASM39365v2, whole genome shotgun sequence:
- the LOC138890410 gene encoding uncharacterized protein: MWEEFEVLIPVPECDCPRSRDFVVYLQKLKVYQFLMGLNESYSQARSQILMRSPLPTVNQAYPMIISDESQKAVAATSGILGANPAITSGNYDVAMYTRNMGIQRYKKNYNIQCEFYKLKGHNKENCFKIVGYPPNFKFKKKGNVGTGGSTTYNVLA, encoded by the coding sequence ATGTGGGAAGAATTTGAGGTATTAATACCAGTTCCTGAATGTGATTGCCCAAGATCTAGAGATTTTGTGGTGTATCTGCAAAAACTGAAGGTGTATCAATTTCTTATGGGTCTTAATGAATCTTACTCTCAAGCTAGAAGTCAGATTCTCATGAGAAGCCCTCTTCCAACTGTCAATCAAGCATATCCAATGATCATAAGTGATGAAAGTCAAAAGGCAGTAGCTGCCACGTCTGGGATATTAGGTGCAAATCCAGCAATCACTTCAGGAAATTATGATGTAGCAATGTACACAAGAAATATGGGAATTCAGAGGTATAAAAAGAATTATAATATTCAGTGTGAATTCTATAAACTCAAAGGTCATAACAAGGAAAACTGCTTCAAGATAGTTGGTTATCCTCCGAATTTCAAGTTCAAGAAGAAAGGAAATGTTGGAACAGGAGGGTCAACAACCTATAATGTTCTTGCATAA